Part of the Triticum aestivum cultivar Chinese Spring chromosome 4D, IWGSC CS RefSeq v2.1, whole genome shotgun sequence genome is shown below.
GAACGATGATGCCAAGTCTTGCTGCGGGCCGAACGGGTACAGGCGTTTTGCTGGCAAAAGATACATGTAATTTTGTGAACATTAGCAATATGACATATGCAAAGCACTGAATAGTAGATTCTGACTAGACCGATTCATGCCCATTTTTATTGACTTGGTTCTCACAATTAATGACAAATGTTAATTGGTTAGACTAATCTGTTGATCATGCTTTAGCAGGTTACTTCATCAAATTTGGAAGAAAAAATCCCAGCAAAAGTAAGGCGAGCTACAGCCTACAAGACTGTTAGTTTAGCAGGCAATGAGTCCTACCACAAGGCCTTCACCTGCAAGGCTGCAACAACGACCCAGACATCCCTTTAATAGATCCAATTGTACAACAGCAAAATGTAAATATGAAAGGGGCAAAGAAAAAGCGCAAGAGATAGGCCAAAACCAAGATCGTCGACCTTCTCTACCCAATCGACTACAGGGGTAGCATTTTCCTCTATCATTTATTTTCTTGAATGGCCATCACATCGATACTTCTCTAGGTTACCTCACCATAAAGAAATATAATTGCAAGGATATCTCCTTTCAAAGTGCTTAGTTGTTTAGCTTCGGCAAACTGCGGAATATTATGAGCTTTCATGAGAAGTATAGTACAAACCATGATGCTTGCCTTACAGACTGTGATGCCTCCCGGTGCCTGCAGGCTGCACAGAGCCACACATAAGATGGATCCATGGAACCAATCGCTGACAACAACCTGCAAGAAGAACAGGGCGAGACCGCACGTCAGACGGTGATGGAAGAAGTGGCGCTGGCTGAGCGCAGTCAGAAGAGGCAGATCGAAGAAGAGAGAGGAAAACACACAATTTTTGAAGAAAATGGACGAGTGCATCAAGAAGGACGACTGGATCAGAAGCTCACCTCGGCCACCTTCAAACCTGGCAATGGCCATCACATCCAGGCTGTTGATGAGGAGAGATCAAGGGCTCCCTCGCTGCACGGCCGTCGCCGTCGGCCAGCACGGATCCGGGGGGAGGCACGTCGACCTCGCCGTGTACGTGCACCTCCTTCGTCCACCACTATGTGGGGATGGATGGCCGCCCACCTCCTTCGTTGTCGGGCTCGGGAACGGCAGTGGATCGCGTCAGCGAGCTGGATCCCGGCCGCCACGGCTGGATCTCGCCTCCTCGACTCGTGCGGGACATGTGTGCgggacaagaggaggaggaggagggggaggctgaAGCGAGCCGGCGACGGAGAGGAGAATATGCGGGGCGGGGAAGGTGGTCgacgggagaggaggaggcaggggtGGCGGCGCGAGCGACAGGAGGAAGAGAAAGGGGGGCGCGCTCCGCCTGGCTCCTACCCTTGATGGCATGACGGGAGGGGGCGTGCCCGCGTGCCTCCCGGATGCCATGAACGGCGACGGAGCAGCCGATGGGGCGGCGGGGGTTGAGCAGCACGGGCACAGCGACCGAGCGGCGGAGGAGAGGACGGGAGGAGGAGaaggcgaggctagggggtggagGCGCGAGGGGGACGAGGCGAGCAGCGGCCGCGGCAAAGAGGGAGAAGGGGGGAGAACCggacgcggggcggcggcggctggagtgaAGCAGCGGGCGCAACGGAGGGCGAGTTCCTTTTATACGCCGACGTGTGAAAAGTCAAGAATGCCCTCCATGGGGCACGAGATTTACAGGCGGTGGCACGAACCTGAGCATAGGGCTCGATCCGACGGCCAGAACGCTCCATCTCGCGATCGGACGGCCCGGATTGCTCTACCTCGCGATCCGACGGCCAGGACGCGTCCGGGAGCTCGATCGGACGGTCGAAAATCCAAACGCACGGGGAGGCTTCATTTTGTTCGAGACTCTAACAATGGGATGGGATGCATGCATGATCCTGCAACCAACACCGCAGCCGGCCGCGCGCTTCCAGTCAATCAGCTCATCATTCGGCGTAATCGTTGGACGCATGCATCACATGCTAATTGACCCAGCCATATGAACCGCTTAATTTGTTATAAGTATTTGTCAAGCACCCGGGAAAAGTCATAGAATTTCTATGTCAAGCACCTATACGGACACGAAGGCATGGGTACGAACCACGACAACTAACAAATACTAGCACGGACGTGAGAGGGGCGATCGATGGGATATATGTTCCTTGCGATCGCCGGCAAACATGCCGCGATCCGATGCCTGACCAAGCAACCCGGCCGGCCTTTTCAGTCACGGCGTGAGGCTTGGCGCGCACGATCGATCGATCTCGCACCGACGCAGTTCACATCAGTCAGTCAGTCACTCAATCAATTCGATCCCGTTTAAGTACTCGATATCTCGCCATCGACCCCGCGACCGAACCAGAATGTTTGGTGGGCTCGTGCCCTTTGCTGCCCACCGACGAGCAGACCACGCCCTGTCTGCCTTCCTCTCCCACCAAGCATGTAGCAACTCGGCCTCATGATGGTCCTGGATCCATGGCGATCAGCCGCCCATCCCCCGCTGCCTCCGGCGCCACGTTTGGTCGACTGCCACTAGAGGCAACGCACGCCACGCATGAGCAGCAAACAAAGCGACAATGGCACGCAATATTCACGGGAAATGTAGGTACGATGATATCTTTACAGGATTAACGGAAGAGAGAACTGATTCAGGCTCGGCTCAGGTGCCAGCCACAGCCACATGCACGCTCCTTCTCATCACGGCACTGAAAACCACGCACGCGACGCATGTTTTCATCGGATCGGACGGCAACAATTCCCGAGGGTGCGTGCATGGGGAAGTTTACGGACTGTAGTTAACTTGTCAGTGCGCGGTACGTACGTGCCGTGCAGCTAGCTGCTCGCCCGGGCGCCATGGCCTGCAGGGGAGACAGCAGGACGCTTCTGCTTCAGCTTCTTCGTGGGGTCGCCGGCGAAGAGCTCCTCCCAGACGTCCGCGAAGGCGCGGAGGATGAGGTGGTGGTGGCGCGCCGCGTTGAGCGACAGGAACCGCTGCAGCAGCTCCCGCAGCTCCGCGCCGCCCGTGATCCCGTTCTCCACCACCATCTCCGCCATGGACCGCCGGAACTCGCCCAGCGGGTCCTCCGTCTCCGTCACCACCGCCACGCTCTCCTCCTCCAGCCGACCGCgcccaccttgccggtgccgcggCGGCCTCGCGCTGCAACGGCACGCCTGCGCGACGCCGTCCTCCTCCCGGGCCCGGACGCCCAGCGCGCGCACGCCGCGCTCCAGCTCGCGGAGCTGGCCCAGGAGCGCGTCCACGCTCGGCGCGCCCTCGGCGTCGTGGTAGGCCGGCGCCTTGGGCTTCGCTGCGGGCGCTGGTTCCGCCGTTGGTCCGGcgctcgacgacgacgacgacttggCCAGTGCCATCGTGGAGAGATTGTCTGCGACGACGGCCACAGACCTGGAGCCGCCGCAGCCAAAGATGAACCCACCCGCGCccgccttcttcctcttcttcggctTCGCAgtctccacgccgccgccgcgAGGTGTCGTCGCTTTCATGCCTTGATTCTCGAGCACAATCAGTGTGACTGCCCGGGCTACTTGGCTAGCGAGGAAGAGCTAAGGGAAGAAAAGGAACTAGAGCTCGGGCTTAATAAGAGCCGGGTGGGCGAGTGAAACCGAGCGCGCCAGGAAGATGCAGCACTGGTGTCACACAATTCTTTTGTTGCGGGCACGTTGCGCTCTAGTGGCGTGTGCAGACTGCAGAGAGAGAGACACGCATATCGATCCAAGTAACTGGATTCAATCGTCTAAAAACTAGTAGTATCAGGGCACCAGCTGTTCGGCGGTCAATGTCACTGTCTGGTAAACCGACTGATTGCTACCAGCAGTAGTAATTATCACGAACCCGACGAACTGAAAAACAAAAGAACAGTGTTTCCATCAGCGCACGGCGTGGTTGCTGAAACGACAGTGAGACGCATGCAGGCTAGCGTATGTGTTCCGGACGATCGAGTCTCCAAAAACTAAAATTCAGCGGGCACTGGCGTTTTCTTGCGGTGATGTCCACCTCCATGAGATGAGAGGTACGTACCGTAGCCGTAGGTGTGCATCCGCAAGACAACTACAGGTCCACGCAAGCAAGGCCCGGAAACGGAGCTAGGCTAGCGAGCTACGACCGGGAAACCAACGGCAAAGCTAGCGTCCTCATCCACGACGCTTGCGTCCCGCGCTACCTGCAGCGGGCGGAACAGAGAAACGGACGAGGGAAGCGCCAACGAACGAGGTGGCGGGAGATTTGGATCATGGTGGGATGGGCCTGATTATGGGTAACCTATTTGATTTGGATCAGAGGGGAGGGGTCCTACTGTCGCTACAAACTAATACAGTGCTAGTAGTACTATATATGAGTTGAGATGCCTTGGAAGAAACGCGCTGCGTGCTGGAACCGGACGCCACTTTGTTTGCTTGCTGAGTTGCTGTCCTATTCATTTCATCTCATCCGCATGTGTCGATATCCGTTGATGCACTCCGGCGAAGTGGCGTCTCTCTCTCGTTGCTTCACTTCATCATACCTCATTTGCTCGACACAAGAACGGTAGGTTACCGAACTTGCCATCGCACTACTCCTGGGGTCTAATCTAGATTAATTAAACGTGTACAAAGCATGTGCTTAGTTCTACTAGTTAATTAAGCATCGGTTGGTTAGGTTTCACTCGGCCGTGATGAGCTGAGCTGCCCACATACAGATACATGAGACAGAAGGTGTGACAGATAAAAGGAAAAATCTTTTGcgagagaaaagaaaaggagggagATCGATCGAGAACATGGTTGCTCCATTCGAGTGTGCTTCCGCCGGCCTGCATCTTTTGCGAGCCTGGCTTTTGACCTGGGTACAGAGATTGTATTCGATGAAACATTGACCGTGCCCTGCATAACAATCTGTCAGGGAAAAAAGTTGATAGGGGAACAATACTAGTGGGCTAGTGCCGGTCGGTGCAATGCAGCGCAGTGGAGTGGAACTGAAAGTCTCAATGCTACCTCTGCATATGCTTGTGTCTGCGTAGTTCCTGCAGTAGGTGCTGCTCAGAGTATGTTAAAAGGAACAAGTCATGCTTTTTGTTTTCACTTTAGCTACATGTCAGCTGACTGACTTTTACATTTTGGGTATTTTTTAACCGTTGATTGCTGCTCCAAGATGCGTGCTAGTTGTTTTTTTTCTGTTGTGTGTGCTGTCCTGTATTGGGCtgctaatttttttaaaataatactttttttattaaatttcagaaatattaCGCCTTAATTATATTTTCTAAAAATAATACCCAGTCGGCCTATTGCTGGCTGATTGGATCCAGTCGGCCTACTGCTGGCCGATTGGACCCTAGTCGACCCACTTTAGGCCGATTGGATCTAGTCAGCCCACTGCTGGCCGATTGGCCCCACTCGGCCCACTGCTGGCCGATTGGCGCCTAGTCTGCTTCCTCTAGGCCGACAGGTGCATGCACCCATTTATTtgttgaataggtatttgaaaaatgttgaagacGTATTTAAAAAACgttgatcatgcatataaaaatgttaatcaagcatttgaaaaaaatgttgaacaagtatttgaaaaatgttgaaaaaatatttgaaactgttgaataggtatttgaaaaaagttaaagaagtattttaaaaaatgttgatcatgtatgttaatcaagcatttgcaaaaaatgttgaacaagtatttaaaaaatattggtcATGTATATagaaatattgaacaagtatttgtaaaaatgtcgatcatgtatataaaaatgttgaacaagtatttgaaaaaatgttaaacaagtatttaaaaaattgaacaagtatttgaaaaaatgtttaacatgtgtaTAATATACAtgacaaatacttgttcaacatttttatatacatgatcaatattttttcaaatacttgtttaacattttttcaaatacttgtttaacattttttgcaaatgcttgattaacatttttttatacatgatcaacatttttttaaatacttcttcaacatttttcaaatactcaacAGATAAATGAGTGCATGCACCTGTCGGCCTAGAGGAAGCAGctaaatttttttaaataatacatttttttattaaattgCACAAATATTACGTTGAAAAtttatttttcaaaaataatacaccgtcggcccgcagcgggccgactgggcctagtcagcCCGCAGCGAGCCGAGTGGGCGCAGTCGGCCAGTAGCCGGCCGACAGCTGGCCCGCCTGACACGTGTCGGCCTCGGATTGGGCTGGCCACGtcgcgagggggagggagggagctgTCGGCGCGGGCGCGCCCCTGTCAGCCTACCGCGGGCTGATCGGCCTGCTGCTGGCCGACAGGGTGCGACCCCACCTCGCGCGCGGCTGGCCCGGCTCCCTGCGGCCTTATCCTCCCTTTCCTCCACGCTCCACGCCCAAGCTTCTGTTCTTCTTCTGTTCTTACTTTCTCCTCTCTCTATACAAAAATGCCACCAATTTCGAGCCAACTCATTCAtcatggtgtcactaccggtgagtttgtcccatggaactatcctattgtccatcctgaaatcggtagctagcctcagaagagtcgtgctcatcccagggtgaaaactacgatcgaaaggataatgggacatctcaactacactacactggaatgcttatccacctccgtctgaagggggttttataggtagagaggagaaaatggcgggaaagaacgactgcggtatggcgggaaagggttggcgggaaatgggtggcgggaaatgggtggcgggaaagagttggcgcgaacatatggcgggaaaataTTGCGGGAAAAGGGTTGCGCGGAATACGTCATAGTTTTAAAAAAAATCCGGGGATCGTTCGggaaaaaaatgatggcatgcaccagtcggcccacagcagacCAATTAGTCCCTGTCGGCCCACTGCAGGCCAATTAGGCCGACTGGACCTAAAGTGGTGGCCGACAggccaatcggccagcagcaagcCGATAGGATctcagtcggcctgctgtgggccgactaggtccAGTCGGCCaccagcgggccgacggtgtattatttttggaaATTATTGTTTGGGCGTAATATTTGTGCaatttaataaaaaatgtattatttaagaaAAATTAGCGAGGAAGCAGACTGGGCACCAATCGGCCAGCAGtgggcctgttggggaacgtagcagaaattcaaaattttctacgcatcaccaagatcaatctatggagtaatctagcaacgaggggaaggggagtgaatctacatacccttgtagatcgcgatgcggaagcgttgcaagaacgcggatgagggagtcgtactcgtagcgattcagatcgcggttgattccgatctaagcaccgaaagaacggtgcctccgcgttcaacacacgtgcagcccggtgacgtctcccacgccttgatccagcaaggagagagggagaggtttgggaagactccatccagcagcaacacgacggcatggtggtggtggaggagcgtggcaatcccgcagggcttcgccaagcaccgcgggagaggaggaggaagaagaggggtagggctgcgccaaaaggagacgttctcatgtctgtaTGGCagccaaacctcaagtatatataggggggaagggggctgcgccccctttagggtttccacccccaagaggaggcggccagccctagatcccatcaaggggggcggccaaggggaggagagggggaggcgccccactagatgggccctaaggcccatctggacctagggtttgccccttcccactctcccatg
Proteins encoded:
- the LOC123098822 gene encoding uncharacterized protein; its protein translation is MKATTPRGGGVETAKPKKRKKAGAGGFIFGCGGSRSVAVVADNLSTMALAKSSSSSSAGPTAEPAPAAKPKAPAYHDAEGAPSVDALLGQLRELERGVRALGVRAREEDGVAQACRCSARPPRHRQGGRGRLEEESVAVVTETEDPLGEFRRSMAEMVVENGITGGAELRELLQRFLSLNAARHHHLILRAFADVWEELFAGDPTKKLKQKRPAVSPAGHGARASS